TCAACACTAACTGACTAAAGGGAAGCTGATAAATCAACTTCCCTCGTCTTATGGAATTCTTCTCTTAGAAGTTCTCCACTATTTGATGCGTTTTTTGAATTGCCTCTTCTTTAAACTGCGTTGCTTGCTCAGGATGCTCGGCCGTACCTTCAACAAAAACAGCTTGAAAGTCAGTTAGTCCCACAAAATCCATAATGACATTTAGATGCCGATGCCCCATTTCAAAACCTTCGCTGATCGTGTTTGATCCAGGTGATAACACACTTCCGCTAGCTTGAATGTGAACGGCTTTCTTATCGCCAAGCAAGCCGGTTCTGCTTCCATCAGGGTGATATTTAAATGTCTTGCCCGCGATGCAGATCGTGTCAAGATATGCTTTCATCACCGGCGGATAGGAGTAATTCCATATGGGATTGACAAAGATATATTTATCTGCGGCTACAAATTGATCTACAAGTTCATTGATACGTCCGATTTTCGTTTGCTCCGCAAGCGTTAGTTGTTCGAAAGACATACCGGTTCTCAGTTTATCCCACCCATCCAAAATATCAGCGTCTATATGCGGGATATCCATTTTATATAAATCGAGATGAACCACCTCATCCTGCGGACGAGCTAAACGATAAGCTTGCACAAATTCTTTTCCTACTGTCATGGAATAAGATCGCTCGTCATCGCGTGGGTGAGCTGTAATGTAAAGCACTGTTGCCATATTGAAAGAGAACCTCCATTTCCGATTGTGTGGCGAATGCCCATTTATTTGTGGGACAAGACGTCCACGACTTGACGGGTAGCGACGTTAAGCCTATTGTAAAGGTTGGCCGTGGCAATCCCGGTAATAAGCGTAGCCAGGGCCGCCTCATCATAGTGAAGGGCTGCTTCTTGATACACTTCTTCAGGTACAGGATCGATCTGATCATGCAGTCGAGTCATCGACTCGCTGAGTGCCAGCGCCGCACGTTCCGCCTCTGAAAAATTTGTTGTCTCACGCCAAGCAGAAACGGCTAAAATCCGCTCAATCGATTCACCTGCTGCCATCGCATTGCGGGAATGAAGATCCACGCAGACGCTATCCCTGTTGATTTGGCTAACGCGAAGGTAGGCAAGGAAGAGGGTACGGGCCGGCACCTTGTTGTCCTCGGCTGAAGCAAACAAGGCCTTGCCCAGCGACTGCAAGGCTTGACCCGCTTCAGGTAAAATAATAACCGGATTTCTTGTTCTGGATTTCATCGGAAACACTCCTTTGTTGATGTTATCGAGCCCTTGATTCGGCCTCACATTATCTTGACGTGTCGTACGATGAGAGTGTGACCGTCACGACATTTTGCTTTTGTCACGTTTGCTGAACTATATTCGTCAATAGGGTAAGAAGCACAAATAGAAACAGGATGAAAGAGGAGCGAGGATTCAGTCGTATGGAAGAACAATTCGAATCGCAGCGAAATCATCTGCTGGCTATAGCCTACCGTATGCTCGGATCATTGTCAGAAGCAGAGGATGCCGTGCAAGAAACGTGGTTGCGTCTTCACCGTTCAGACCGAAGCAAGATTGAGAATTTAGGCGGATGGCTGACCACAGTCACATCGCGAATTTGTCTTGACATGCTGCGTTCGAGGAAAGCAAGGCGCGAGGAATACATGGATGAGCATATGCCAGAAAATTTGGCTAAAGACCGATACAATCCTGAACAAGAAGCACTGCTGGCCGACTCCGTCGGACTTGCACTACTAGTTGTATTAGATAAGCTTAAACCAGCAGAACGAATGGCCTTTGTTTTGCATGATATCTTTGCCGTGCCATTCAGCGAGATTGCACCTATCGTGGGGAAATCCGAACTCGCCACTAGAAAACTTGCAAGCCGTGCGCGCCAAAAGGTAAGAGGGAATGCGATTGATTCCCAAACCGATTTGAATCAACAGCGGAAGCTAGTTGAAGCTTTCCTGGCGGCCGCTTACGCCGGGAATTTCGATTCGCTGGTAGCGATGCTGGATCCGGATGTCGTGCTTCGAGACGATCGAGAAGCGGGCGTACGAGCCGAGACCAAAGGCGCCGCCTCCTTGGCCAAGAAGGTATCGGGACACGCCAAAGCTGCGCAAGTGGCCCTTGTGAATGGACGCATTGGGGCGATTGCAGCTCCAGGCGGGAGGTTACTGTACGTGATCCAATTTACAATAAAAGACGAGAAAATCACCGAGGTCGATTTGATCTCAAACTCTGCTCGTCTCGAGCAACTTAACTTAACGATTTTGAGTGATTGAGTGGCCGTTAGGCTTGATCTTGATTCGTTGTAATCCTATTATGCACTCCACTCATATTTACCTTACTCAGCTTACTGGTAGCCTAGTATAAACCCTCCAGAAAAAAGAGCAGACTGCAC
Above is a window of Xylanibacillus composti DNA encoding:
- a CDS encoding FMN-dependent NADH-azoreductase, yielding MATVLYITAHPRDDERSYSMTVGKEFVQAYRLARPQDEVVHLDLYKMDIPHIDADILDGWDKLRTGMSFEQLTLAEQTKIGRINELVDQFVAADKYIFVNPIWNYSYPPVMKAYLDTICIAGKTFKYHPDGSRTGLLGDKKAVHIQASGSVLSPGSNTISEGFEMGHRHLNVIMDFVGLTDFQAVFVEGTAEHPEQATQFKEEAIQKTHQIVENF
- a CDS encoding carboxymuconolactone decarboxylase family protein: MKSRTRNPVIILPEAGQALQSLGKALFASAEDNKVPARTLFLAYLRVSQINRDSVCVDLHSRNAMAAGESIERILAVSAWRETTNFSEAERAALALSESMTRLHDQIDPVPEEVYQEAALHYDEAALATLITGIATANLYNRLNVATRQVVDVLSHK
- a CDS encoding sigma-70 family RNA polymerase sigma factor, which codes for MEEQFESQRNHLLAIAYRMLGSLSEAEDAVQETWLRLHRSDRSKIENLGGWLTTVTSRICLDMLRSRKARREEYMDEHMPENLAKDRYNPEQEALLADSVGLALLVVLDKLKPAERMAFVLHDIFAVPFSEIAPIVGKSELATRKLASRARQKVRGNAIDSQTDLNQQRKLVEAFLAAAYAGNFDSLVAMLDPDVVLRDDREAGVRAETKGAASLAKKVSGHAKAAQVALVNGRIGAIAAPGGRLLYVIQFTIKDEKITEVDLISNSARLEQLNLTILSD